A genomic region of Runella rosea contains the following coding sequences:
- a CDS encoding c-type cytochrome, with translation MTIRLRNLALLAATVVVFAAGFPSGKEDIQRPLDVWAIRSVLDKKPRMLTLALDKECYAAYDLAKGKLYKVWKGGITLEGAAYTNKKDIQPGSWGTAYLWDSLSASPWHVSIRGKDEPARVLYKGYAFKNQQIYLHFALLLPSKDTVLVTERPEFVRNTAGKPGLERMFTTSNVPEGVAVSVQTSEGIRALHSNNTTYLSAYFEPLPEQFPPQPVAKAVHPGRALMDKSDCFVCHKVDENEVGPAFQRVAQRYPNNQKSVDLLVNKIREGGTGVWGTGVMNSHALLTENELTAMVSYIFTLKPKEVVIQKPVNQPKKEPAVQRTNSPGFGAPLDKVHPSYDLQTLHTKNFKPRVGALAFKPDGRLLVTTWDEVGGVYVLDNVATGDTNKITVKRIASGLAEPLGIEVVNGEIYVLQKHELTKLIDTDGDEIIDEYRVVCNSWGATADFHEFAFGLVYKEGYFYVTLSMAMRLKPDEKQLPDRGRTIKIAPDGSFESVNYGLRTPNGIGLGVDNELFVTDNQGQWLPGNKFIHVKKGEYHGMAWGWLSDEPAPRMVPPAIWLPEDEIGNSPSEPVLIKDGPYKGQMFHGDVTHGGIQRDFLEKINGEYQGAVFRFSQGFEAGVNRLRLGPDGALYVGEVGMAGGGWSWKDRVRGLQKIKYNGKSTFEMLAVRAKPQGFEIEFTEPLKEGQKLRPADFLIHQWWYLPTKNYGGPKMDLTTMTVQKMSISEDRTRVFLEIPNLKKEHVVYFRLPDALKSSRGQSLWSSEAWYTLNNIPN, from the coding sequence ATGACGATACGGTTACGAAATTTGGCCTTATTGGCCGCGACGGTGGTTGTTTTTGCGGCAGGTTTCCCTTCGGGCAAAGAAGACATTCAGCGGCCGTTGGATGTATGGGCGATACGCTCGGTGCTCGACAAAAAGCCCCGGATGCTGACCTTGGCGTTGGATAAGGAATGCTACGCAGCCTACGATTTGGCCAAAGGCAAATTGTACAAGGTCTGGAAAGGCGGCATCACGCTGGAAGGGGCTGCTTATACCAACAAAAAAGATATTCAACCCGGTTCGTGGGGAACCGCCTACCTGTGGGACAGTTTATCCGCGTCGCCGTGGCATGTTAGCATCCGTGGGAAGGACGAGCCTGCTCGCGTACTTTATAAAGGTTATGCCTTCAAAAACCAACAGATTTATCTGCATTTTGCCTTGCTTCTTCCTTCCAAAGACACCGTTCTCGTGACGGAGCGCCCCGAATTTGTACGCAATACGGCTGGAAAGCCTGGATTGGAAAGAATGTTTACCACGTCAAATGTTCCGGAAGGAGTTGCCGTTTCTGTACAAACATCCGAGGGAATAAGGGCTTTGCATTCCAATAACACTACTTACCTAAGCGCTTATTTTGAACCCTTGCCCGAGCAGTTTCCGCCACAACCCGTCGCCAAAGCCGTTCATCCGGGACGGGCGCTGATGGACAAAAGCGATTGCTTTGTGTGTCATAAAGTGGATGAAAACGAAGTGGGGCCGGCGTTTCAGCGGGTAGCGCAGCGCTATCCCAATAACCAAAAATCGGTGGATTTGCTGGTAAATAAAATTAGGGAAGGTGGCACGGGCGTGTGGGGCACTGGCGTCATGAATTCGCACGCCTTGCTAACCGAAAATGAGCTGACGGCCATGGTTAGTTATATTTTTACGCTCAAACCCAAAGAGGTCGTTATCCAAAAACCAGTGAACCAACCAAAAAAAGAACCGGCAGTGCAACGCACAAATTCACCGGGGTTTGGGGCACCGCTCGATAAAGTTCATCCGAGCTATGATCTGCAAACGCTGCACACCAAAAACTTCAAACCCCGCGTAGGAGCGTTGGCATTCAAACCCGACGGGCGGCTTTTGGTTACCACGTGGGATGAAGTCGGCGGTGTGTATGTATTGGACAATGTTGCCACGGGAGATACCAATAAAATCACCGTCAAACGTATTGCGTCTGGCTTGGCTGAGCCACTTGGTATTGAGGTGGTTAATGGTGAAATCTACGTTTTGCAAAAACATGAATTAACGAAGCTCATTGATACCGATGGCGACGAAATTATTGATGAATACCGTGTAGTGTGCAACAGTTGGGGCGCTACCGCCGATTTTCACGAGTTTGCTTTTGGATTGGTCTACAAAGAGGGTTATTTCTACGTGACTCTCTCGATGGCGATGCGCCTCAAACCCGACGAAAAGCAATTGCCCGACCGAGGTCGTACCATAAAAATCGCTCCAGATGGTAGTTTTGAGTCCGTCAATTACGGCCTGCGCACGCCCAATGGCATCGGTTTAGGGGTTGATAATGAGCTATTTGTGACGGACAATCAGGGGCAATGGCTGCCCGGCAATAAATTTATTCACGTCAAAAAGGGAGAGTACCACGGTATGGCGTGGGGGTGGCTCAGCGACGAGCCCGCCCCGCGAATGGTGCCGCCCGCGATTTGGTTGCCTGAAGATGAGATTGGAAATTCTCCCTCCGAGCCCGTTTTGATAAAAGACGGCCCTTACAAAGGCCAAATGTTCCACGGCGATGTGACCCACGGCGGCATTCAACGCGATTTTTTGGAAAAGATAAACGGTGAGTACCAAGGGGCGGTTTTTCGGTTTTCGCAGGGGTTTGAGGCGGGCGTTAATCGGTTGCGCTTGGGGCCAGACGGTGCGTTGTATGTGGGAGAAGTAGGTATGGCAGGCGGCGGCTGGAGTTGGAAAGACCGCGTACGGGGATTACAAAAAATAAAATACAACGGCAAAAGTACCTTTGAAATGCTGGCCGTGCGCGCCAAACCGCAGGGCTTTGAGATTGAATTTACGGAGCCACTCAAAGAAGGGCAAAAGCTGCGCCCCGCTGATTTTCTAATCCACCAATGGTGGTACCTGCCGACCAAAAACTACGGTGGCCCCAAAATGGATTTGACGACGATGACGGTACAGAAAATGAGTATTTCGGAAGACCGAACGCGGGTTTTTCTCGAAATTCCGAATCTAAAAAAAGAGCACGTCGTCTATTTTCGATTGCCAGATGCGCTCAAAAGCAGCCGTGGACAATCGCTTTGGTCGTCGGAAGCGTGGTATACTTTAAACAATATTCCGAACTAA
- a CDS encoding DEAD/DEAH box helicase — MTFDELNLNKPLLNALNDLGFTTPTAIQQKVFSVVMSGQDVYGIAQTGTGKTLAYLLPCLRQFQFSKEKNPQVVILVPTRELVVQVVESVKKLTPYMSVVTVGVYGGVNMKPQVAEVSQGVDVLVATPGRLVDMLSSGVIKPKAVKKLVLDEADEMLNLGFRAQLKLILDTLPEKRQNLLFSATITDEVEQLMQEYFHHPVKVEATPAGTPLENIYQMAYQVPNFYTKVNLLELLLGHDPDMVKVLVFAATKTLANQLFEQLEKQFGDTVSVIHSNKAQMQRFEAVNRFQSGACRVLIATDVIARGLDVSEVSHVINFDLPELPETYIHRIGRTGRVDKKGIAISFIVEKEKEQQEAIEALMKQSIPMRPLPKLLEISDELTPEERDTGYTKIISVKIVKSDTFGGAFHEKTEKNQKVNVRRNHAKEMMKKYGKPIRKTRKS; from the coding sequence ATGACTTTCGACGAATTAAATCTCAATAAACCACTGCTCAATGCCCTCAATGACTTAGGCTTTACGACGCCTACCGCCATTCAGCAAAAGGTATTTTCGGTGGTAATGTCGGGGCAAGACGTGTACGGGATTGCACAAACGGGTACGGGAAAAACCTTGGCGTATCTATTGCCTTGCCTTCGGCAATTTCAGTTTTCAAAAGAAAAAAATCCGCAAGTAGTTATTCTGGTGCCCACCCGAGAACTGGTGGTGCAGGTGGTGGAGTCGGTCAAGAAACTCACCCCTTACATGAGTGTGGTGACGGTGGGTGTGTACGGAGGCGTGAACATGAAGCCACAAGTGGCGGAGGTCTCGCAGGGTGTGGATGTGTTGGTAGCTACGCCCGGGCGCTTGGTAGATATGCTCTCTAGCGGAGTGATTAAGCCCAAAGCTGTGAAAAAATTGGTGCTTGATGAAGCCGACGAAATGCTCAATCTGGGCTTTCGGGCGCAGTTGAAACTCATCTTGGATACCTTGCCCGAAAAACGCCAAAACCTTCTGTTTTCGGCCACCATTACCGACGAAGTGGAGCAGTTGATGCAGGAATATTTTCACCATCCCGTCAAAGTGGAGGCCACTCCAGCTGGTACGCCGTTGGAGAATATCTACCAAATGGCCTACCAAGTGCCCAATTTTTACACCAAAGTAAATCTGCTCGAATTGCTCTTGGGCCACGACCCCGACATGGTCAAAGTGCTGGTTTTTGCCGCGACCAAGACCTTGGCTAACCAATTGTTTGAACAACTTGAAAAGCAATTTGGCGATACGGTCAGCGTGATTCACTCCAATAAAGCCCAAATGCAGCGTTTTGAGGCTGTTAATCGCTTTCAGAGCGGAGCTTGCCGCGTGCTCATTGCCACCGACGTCATTGCGCGGGGCTTGGATGTTTCGGAAGTATCGCACGTCATTAATTTTGATTTGCCCGAACTTCCCGAAACCTACATACACCGCATTGGGCGTACGGGCCGGGTGGATAAAAAAGGCATCGCCATCAGTTTTATCGTGGAAAAAGAGAAGGAGCAACAAGAAGCCATCGAAGCCCTGATGAAGCAGTCGATTCCGATGCGCCCGTTGCCCAAACTACTCGAAATTTCGGATGAACTCACCCCCGAAGAAAGAGATACGGGTTACACGAAAATCATCAGCGTAAAAATTGTCAAAAGCGATACCTTCGGTGGGGCGTTTCACGAAAAAACCGAAAAGAACCAAAAGGTAAACGTACGCCGAAATCACGCCAAAGAAATGATGAAAAAGTACGGTAAGCCGATTCGGAAAACCCGAAAATCATAA
- a CDS encoding purple acid phosphatase family protein: MKLTAFFTSIFLSAFLLFGTAATTDSTVQKVMDNVVTRLYQKLTTAQLDTISEAYILPFLTNEEKQTLATRYWTFDVNVPVVVSLMRDQAQKVPPFWLAKSGFQKTNMLVKNEEYTYEVWQKKFSKGKVELGINGFDKHRPVYFVGVGPQKKGDKLTISNVFPDNQHIEELKVGAFTYHDWDELTLTEVPLALQGQQLLTTIRGRAREAHLVKAFRQTDYPALNKPDQLLLSWSANPSTSIDVQWRTQAAVKVGKVQYWKKNSTDTLTANALPFQMEDRLLRNDRYIQRFTAKLTQLAPATAYAYRVGSASTGWSEVADFRTEAAQPEAFSFVWFGDTHKSPDWGRMARQTLERHPEISFYSVIGDLVSTGLDRNEWDEFFHHSGKIFSQKPFMPIPGNHDSQDGLGAAMYQNLFSLPANGPDKVPSERTYAFHYQNALFIMLDGTSPIDAQTAWIEKQLSQTKAQWKFVMLHFPPYNFEEDYAQIRKEWGVLFDRYHVDMVMSGHVHYYMRSKPMYAEKPVDSPAKGTIYTISISIPSQHKNWPEEPYAAARFQSGPVYQHIRIDKNKLTLRCLDEYGKVKDEFTIEK, translated from the coding sequence ATGAAACTTACTGCTTTTTTTACCTCAATTTTCTTGAGTGCTTTTTTGCTTTTTGGCACCGCCGCCACTACCGATTCTACGGTTCAAAAAGTGATGGACAATGTGGTCACGCGGTTGTATCAAAAACTGACAACTGCGCAACTTGACACCATTTCGGAAGCTTACATTCTGCCTTTTTTAACGAACGAAGAAAAACAGACCCTCGCCACTCGTTACTGGACTTTTGACGTAAATGTACCCGTGGTCGTCTCTCTCATGCGCGACCAAGCGCAGAAAGTGCCGCCGTTTTGGTTGGCAAAAAGTGGGTTTCAAAAAACAAACATGCTCGTGAAAAATGAAGAATATACCTACGAAGTCTGGCAAAAGAAATTTTCTAAAGGTAAAGTGGAGTTGGGAATAAACGGGTTTGACAAGCACCGCCCCGTGTATTTTGTGGGCGTAGGGCCGCAGAAAAAAGGGGATAAACTGACTATCTCAAACGTTTTTCCCGACAATCAACACATTGAAGAATTGAAAGTAGGTGCTTTTACGTACCATGATTGGGATGAACTCACGCTCACAGAAGTGCCATTGGCATTGCAGGGGCAGCAATTATTAACCACCATTCGTGGACGCGCCCGTGAAGCCCATTTGGTGAAAGCCTTCCGTCAGACCGACTATCCCGCCCTCAACAAACCCGATCAGTTGCTGCTTTCGTGGAGCGCCAACCCTTCTACCTCCATTGATGTGCAGTGGCGTACGCAGGCGGCGGTGAAAGTAGGAAAAGTACAATACTGGAAAAAAAACTCGACCGATACGCTGACCGCCAACGCATTGCCGTTTCAGATGGAAGACCGCCTGCTGCGCAACGACCGTTATATTCAGCGTTTTACGGCCAAACTAACCCAACTTGCGCCTGCCACCGCGTATGCGTATCGGGTGGGTTCTGCGAGTACGGGTTGGTCAGAAGTGGCTGATTTTAGGACCGAAGCGGCCCAGCCAGAGGCGTTTTCGTTTGTGTGGTTTGGCGATACGCACAAATCGCCCGATTGGGGGCGAATGGCCCGTCAAACGCTCGAACGTCACCCCGAAATTTCCTTTTATTCGGTCATCGGCGACTTGGTCAGTACGGGCCTTGACCGCAATGAGTGGGATGAGTTTTTTCATCATTCGGGAAAGATTTTTAGTCAAAAACCCTTTATGCCTATTCCTGGCAACCACGACAGTCAGGATGGGCTGGGCGCGGCGATGTACCAAAACCTGTTTAGCTTGCCTGCCAATGGGCCTGACAAGGTGCCTTCTGAGCGGACTTACGCTTTTCATTACCAAAATGCCTTGTTTATCATGCTCGATGGCACGTCGCCCATTGATGCGCAAACGGCTTGGATTGAAAAGCAGCTTTCGCAAACCAAAGCCCAGTGGAAGTTTGTGATGCTGCACTTCCCGCCCTATAATTTTGAAGAAGATTATGCGCAAATTCGCAAAGAATGGGGTGTGCTGTTTGACCGTTATCACGTTGATATGGTCATGAGTGGGCACGTGCATTACTACATGCGTAGCAAACCCATGTATGCCGAAAAACCTGTGGACTCTCCCGCCAAAGGCACGATTTATACCATTTCTATCAGTATTCCGAGCCAACACAAAAACTGGCCCGAAGAACCCTACGCGGCGGCGCGTTTTCAGAGTGGACCAGTGTACCAGCACATCCGAATTGATAAGAACAAATTGACCCTGCGCTGTTTGGATGAGTACGGAAAAGTGAAGGATGAATTTACGATTGAGAAATAA
- a CDS encoding glycerophosphodiester phosphodiesterase family protein yields MTKYLSKFLLFLITVTAFFGSYAQIPLPVSKHKFVVIAHRGNHVNVPENSLASYEEAIKSGADYVEVDIRTSKDGVLVIHHDGTLDRMTNATGEVKAKTFAELSQLQLKSPKPEEATVYRIPTFREVLKLCKNRINIYLDFKDADVAETWKQIQEEGMERQIVVYLNKVPYYKQWRSIAPQMPLMTSLLDDVKNPQQLKFFLGQVKVEVLDNIAEQAMVQTALEEGVAVWLDVQSPSEGKDAWDSALSKGVQGVQTDHPEALVNYLKTNNWRDGVAKNAVIVPKKPAYQSLLDVPYATGEGKENMLDAYIPENHTPDTKVLVYIHGGSWSRGDKSEFPKQLIDELVGVKKYIVVSMNYRLVKDGKNLFPAQIEDVKKAIAFLSAQSKRYRFNGNEFALMGGSAGAHLALLYAYAHDPNKQVKTVLNLWGPTDLTDKSVRADGSDANNTVIRFLGEADPKAQICVDASPLLHLTKESGVPTISFHGVEDPLVHVSQAENLHKKLQSLGILTQLELYPHEKHGMSASAAVDVFGKMVQWLEKQYPVVK; encoded by the coding sequence ATGACAAAATACCTCTCTAAGTTTCTACTGTTTTTAATAACAGTAACGGCATTCTTCGGAAGTTATGCCCAAATTCCTTTGCCAGTTTCTAAGCACAAGTTTGTGGTCATTGCCCACCGTGGCAATCACGTGAATGTGCCCGAAAACTCCCTTGCTTCTTACGAAGAAGCAATTAAAAGCGGGGCAGATTATGTAGAGGTCGATATCCGGACGAGCAAAGATGGGGTGTTGGTCATTCACCATGACGGAACCCTCGACCGTATGACCAACGCCACGGGTGAGGTCAAAGCCAAGACATTTGCCGAACTGAGCCAACTTCAGCTCAAAAGTCCCAAACCAGAGGAGGCCACCGTTTACCGAATTCCGACTTTTCGGGAAGTGTTGAAGTTGTGCAAGAATCGGATTAATATTTATCTGGATTTTAAAGACGCCGACGTGGCCGAAACCTGGAAACAGATTCAGGAAGAGGGCATGGAAAGGCAGATTGTGGTGTACCTAAACAAAGTGCCCTACTACAAGCAATGGCGCAGTATTGCCCCGCAAATGCCCCTGATGACCAGCTTGTTGGATGACGTAAAGAACCCCCAGCAGTTGAAATTCTTTTTGGGACAGGTAAAAGTAGAAGTGCTAGATAACATCGCCGAGCAAGCAATGGTGCAAACTGCGCTGGAAGAAGGCGTGGCGGTTTGGCTCGATGTTCAAAGCCCTTCTGAAGGCAAAGATGCGTGGGATTCAGCGTTGAGCAAAGGAGTTCAAGGGGTTCAAACCGACCATCCCGAAGCGTTGGTCAATTACCTTAAAACCAATAATTGGCGCGATGGCGTGGCCAAAAATGCGGTCATTGTTCCCAAAAAACCCGCGTATCAATCCTTGTTAGACGTTCCCTACGCCACGGGCGAAGGGAAAGAAAACATGCTAGATGCCTACATCCCCGAAAATCATACGCCTGATACCAAAGTGCTGGTCTACATCCACGGCGGTTCGTGGAGCCGGGGTGATAAAAGCGAATTTCCCAAACAACTCATTGATGAATTGGTCGGTGTAAAAAAGTACATCGTGGTTTCGATGAATTATCGCTTGGTTAAAGACGGCAAAAATCTATTTCCAGCTCAAATCGAAGATGTTAAGAAAGCCATTGCCTTTTTGTCGGCTCAATCCAAACGCTACCGATTTAACGGCAATGAATTTGCCCTCATGGGCGGCAGCGCGGGGGCGCATTTGGCCTTGCTCTATGCCTATGCCCATGACCCCAACAAACAAGTAAAAACCGTATTGAACCTGTGGGGGCCTACCGACCTGACCGACAAGTCTGTGCGGGCTGATGGCAGTGATGCCAATAATACCGTTATTCGGTTTTTGGGCGAGGCCGACCCTAAAGCACAAATTTGTGTAGATGCCAGCCCGTTGTTGCACCTCACCAAAGAAAGTGGCGTGCCTACCATTTCGTTCCACGGCGTGGAAGACCCATTGGTGCACGTAAGTCAGGCCGAAAATCTGCATAAAAAACTCCAATCATTGGGAATCCTGACCCAGTTGGAATTGTACCCCCACGAAAAACACGGCATGAGCGCCTCGGCGGCAGTGGATGTTTTTGGGAAAATGGTCCAGTGGCTCGAAAAACAATATCCTGTTGTTAAATAA
- a CDS encoding glycerophosphodiester phosphodiesterase family protein translates to MNHRITVAFVGAALFIGTAATMTARRAKEIKKDFLTTTSNTVLVASHRAVHHVYPENSIPAVKEAIRLGIDIIEIDVKVTSDGIPVLMHDGKIDRTTNGKGNPETMTFAQLQTYNLVVKGAKTEEKIPTLEEVLRLAKGRILVDLDLKTDKLGPIIDVVKKTKTEDIVFYFDSDYNALHFVDKVDKKYMLMPRAHSQTMADSAITLFKPEVVHIDFSFYTPEVVSLIKRRGARVWINALGPIDILLRTEKRDEALDKLLKHGANVIQTDEPELLLKLLKEKGLHI, encoded by the coding sequence ATGAATCACAGAATTACTGTTGCTTTTGTAGGCGCGGCCCTTTTTATCGGAACTGCCGCCACCATGACGGCGCGGCGCGCCAAAGAAATCAAAAAAGACTTCTTAACGACTACTTCCAATACCGTGTTGGTGGCCTCGCACCGCGCAGTCCATCATGTCTACCCCGAAAACTCCATCCCTGCCGTTAAGGAAGCCATACGACTGGGTATTGATATCATTGAGATTGACGTCAAAGTGACTTCTGACGGTATACCCGTATTGATGCATGATGGCAAGATTGACCGCACAACCAACGGCAAAGGAAACCCCGAAACCATGACCTTTGCGCAGCTGCAAACCTACAATTTGGTGGTAAAAGGTGCAAAAACCGAAGAGAAAATCCCTACGTTGGAGGAGGTGCTACGTTTGGCAAAAGGACGTATTTTGGTTGATTTGGATTTGAAAACCGACAAATTGGGGCCTATCATTGATGTGGTAAAGAAGACCAAAACTGAAGATATTGTCTTTTATTTCGACAGTGACTACAATGCCCTCCATTTTGTGGATAAGGTCGATAAAAAATACATGCTCATGCCCCGAGCACATTCGCAAACCATGGCTGATTCGGCCATTACGCTCTTCAAACCTGAAGTGGTACACATTGATTTTTCGTTTTACACACCCGAAGTGGTCAGTCTTATCAAGAGGCGCGGGGCACGCGTGTGGATTAATGCGTTGGGGCCGATAGATATATTGCTACGGACTGAAAAGCGAGACGAAGCCCTCGACAAATTGTTGAAGCACGGGGCCAATGTTATTCAAACAGATGAGCCAGAATTGTTGTTAAAGCTATTGAAAGAGAAAGGTTTACATATTTAA
- a CDS encoding PhoPQ-activated pathogenicity-related family protein — protein sequence MHKSFFSLVLSVCLGICQLYAQQAITPETALKSYVNNGDKTFSWELKDSFKEGDVTGYNLLLTSQTWRGIAWRHQLTVMVPKENLHDGAMLFITGGSNKQEQPNWSKSDKLWPSLMGIAAKNKAIVVLLKQAPNQPLYGNLTEDALISYTLHNFKKDGDYSWPLLFPMVKSAVKAMDAVQEFSKQTLKHDVNNFVVTGASKRGWTTWLSAAIDDKRVKAIGPMVIDMLNMPATLDYQLKSYGAYSEQIEDYVKLEIPQTANTPQGNAITTMIDPYSYRAKLTVPKLIFIGTNDEYWTVDAIKHYYDQIPGKNMIHYVPNAGHDLGGGKQALEALSAFFGTTINDRNYPTPTWKVSPKKKGAQVSIKTDRNDLVDAVVWTATSSDKDFRNEKWTSYSLGVSNTSKIKLQEAYAGSGYKAFYVDLKYKDANGGTYTVSTRMFLTDSKGIL from the coding sequence ATGCACAAATCCTTTTTTAGTTTAGTACTTAGTGTTTGCCTTGGTATTTGCCAACTCTATGCACAGCAGGCCATTACCCCCGAAACAGCCCTTAAAAGTTACGTCAACAATGGAGATAAAACTTTCTCGTGGGAGTTGAAAGACTCCTTTAAAGAAGGAGATGTAACGGGTTATAATTTATTGCTTACGTCCCAGACATGGCGGGGAATCGCGTGGCGGCACCAACTCACCGTGATGGTTCCCAAAGAAAACCTGCACGATGGCGCGATGCTTTTCATTACGGGTGGTTCCAACAAACAAGAACAACCCAATTGGAGCAAAAGTGACAAACTGTGGCCTTCATTGATGGGCATCGCGGCCAAAAATAAAGCCATTGTCGTCTTGCTGAAACAAGCACCCAATCAGCCTTTATACGGTAATCTGACCGAGGACGCCCTGATTTCGTACACCTTACATAACTTCAAAAAAGACGGAGATTATTCGTGGCCGTTGTTGTTTCCGATGGTGAAAAGCGCCGTAAAAGCGATGGATGCCGTGCAGGAATTTTCAAAACAAACCCTCAAACATGATGTCAATAATTTTGTGGTAACGGGCGCTTCCAAACGCGGTTGGACCACGTGGCTCTCGGCCGCCATTGATGATAAACGGGTGAAAGCCATCGGCCCGATGGTCATTGATATGCTCAATATGCCCGCTACGCTCGACTATCAGTTGAAATCATACGGCGCCTACAGCGAGCAAATCGAAGATTATGTAAAACTTGAAATTCCTCAAACGGCCAATACCCCCCAAGGTAACGCCATCACGACCATGATTGACCCCTACTCGTACCGCGCAAAATTGACCGTTCCGAAGTTGATTTTTATCGGAACCAACGACGAGTACTGGACCGTTGATGCCATCAAACATTACTACGACCAGATTCCGGGCAAAAACATGATTCACTACGTGCCCAACGCGGGCCACGACTTGGGCGGAGGAAAACAGGCATTAGAGGCATTGAGCGCGTTTTTTGGAACGACCATCAACGACCGCAACTATCCTACACCTACGTGGAAAGTAAGCCCTAAGAAAAAAGGAGCGCAAGTTTCCATCAAAACCGATCGCAATGATTTGGTAGACGCCGTTGTGTGGACCGCTACTTCGTCGGACAAAGATTTTAGAAATGAAAAATGGACGAGCTATAGTTTAGGCGTTTCCAATACCTCAAAAATAAAGTTGCAGGAAGCCTATGCGGGTAGCGGTTACAAAGCGTTTTACGTGGATTTAAAATACAAAGACGCCAACGGCGGTACGTACACCGTTAGTACGCGCATGTTTTTGACCGATTCAAAGGGTATATTGTAA
- a CDS encoding SusD/RagB family nutrient-binding outer membrane lipoprotein: MKFNTLKFTCFAVLFSCTVFSCKDLTELNINPNGVDPDNANPNLVLSTVLTETGKAFVNLGYQDIAGVMQHTQKDGWSGGHNDYDWGGSQSWAGYYDILRNNQYVYDRGVAIKSELHQGIALVVKSMMFGLITDLWGDAPYSAALKGAVGGAENTFPAYDSQEVIYTGILADLDKANTLLSKNATEYTATVGTADVYYQGAPAKWRKLANSLALRYYMRISAKKPDVAKAGIEKIVANATQYPIITAIADDAAMPFAGNSNDDSWPANAIYDASESNYRRIKMAATFVDRLLVLKDPRLGIWANKVKIQIVVDPALPKGTDKIDGNKRYLSPDKVVGKEYNTNEYVGLPTAMLGGPTYNLSPTAEQGANNPHVSWLSDIYRQAKGPLLKSRLMSAAEVRFILAEAALKGWAAGDAKTHYEAGVKASMDTWGVGSSYAAYIAGADAKFDGTLKQIIEQKWIASWTAAQEAWFDYRRTGFPELKTGNQSKRNVLPVRFYYMLDERNLNKTNAESAMSKLETTPYSTVDGKNSPWSKPWVIQGTGKPW; encoded by the coding sequence ATGAAATTCAACACACTCAAATTTACCTGCTTCGCGGTTTTGTTTTCCTGTACGGTGTTTTCCTGCAAAGACTTAACCGAACTGAACATCAACCCCAACGGGGTAGACCCCGACAATGCCAACCCGAATTTGGTGCTGTCGACGGTATTGACCGAAACGGGCAAGGCATTTGTTAACTTAGGGTATCAAGACATTGCTGGGGTAATGCAGCACACCCAAAAAGACGGCTGGAGCGGTGGCCACAATGACTATGATTGGGGCGGTAGCCAGAGTTGGGCGGGGTATTACGACATCCTGCGCAACAACCAATACGTGTACGACCGTGGCGTAGCCATCAAGTCTGAGTTGCATCAAGGCATTGCTTTGGTTGTCAAATCTATGATGTTTGGGTTAATCACCGATCTTTGGGGCGATGCTCCCTACTCGGCAGCGCTGAAAGGGGCCGTAGGTGGGGCAGAAAATACATTCCCTGCCTATGACTCACAGGAAGTCATTTATACGGGTATTTTAGCTGATTTGGACAAAGCCAATACCTTGCTTTCCAAAAATGCAACCGAATATACCGCTACCGTCGGCACCGCCGATGTGTATTATCAGGGCGCGCCTGCCAAATGGCGGAAATTGGCCAATTCGCTTGCGCTGCGTTATTACATGCGTATCTCTGCTAAAAAACCAGACGTAGCCAAGGCGGGTATTGAAAAAATCGTAGCCAATGCCACCCAATACCCCATCATTACGGCCATTGCCGATGATGCCGCCATGCCCTTTGCGGGCAATAGCAACGATGATTCGTGGCCTGCCAATGCCATTTATGACGCCAGTGAAAGTAATTATCGCCGGATTAAAATGGCCGCTACATTTGTGGACAGACTGCTTGTTTTGAAAGACCCGCGTTTGGGTATTTGGGCCAACAAAGTTAAAATTCAAATCGTTGTTGACCCTGCTCTTCCAAAAGGAACGGACAAAATAGATGGCAATAAACGCTATTTGTCGCCCGACAAAGTGGTTGGGAAAGAATATAATACCAACGAATATGTGGGATTGCCAACGGCGATGTTGGGCGGGCCTACCTACAACCTTAGTCCAACGGCTGAGCAAGGAGCCAACAACCCGCACGTATCGTGGCTGAGTGATATTTATCGTCAGGCCAAAGGGCCGTTGCTTAAATCACGTCTGATGTCGGCGGCGGAAGTGCGCTTTATTTTGGCCGAGGCCGCCTTGAAAGGATGGGCTGCTGGTGATGCCAAGACCCACTATGAAGCAGGTGTAAAAGCGTCGATGGATACTTGGGGAGTGGGTAGCAGCTACGCGGCCTACATCGCGGGAGCGGATGCTAAGTTTGATGGTACGTTGAAGCAAATCATTGAGCAAAAATGGATTGCGAGCTGGACGGCTGCGCAGGAAGCGTGGTTTGACTACCGCAGAACGGGTTTTCCCGAACTGAAAACAGGCAATCAATCGAAGCGGAATGTGTTGCCAGTACGTTTTTATTACATGCTTGACGAACGTAATTTGAATAAAACAAATGCCGAATCGGCCATGAGTAAGTTGGAAACAACGCCTTACTCAACCGTTGACGGTAAAAACAGTCCTTGGTCCAAACCGTGGGTAATCCAGGGTACGGGCAAACCGTGGTAA